The Amblyraja radiata isolate CabotCenter1 chromosome 1, sAmbRad1.1.pri, whole genome shotgun sequence genome contains a region encoding:
- the LOC116971831 gene encoding uncharacterized protein LOC116971831 isoform X2, producing MEASLTCAVCLSVFENPTTLPVCSHNFCKKCILECVTKSFSSSGGFGLGVCSSNNNIWRNSQLECPLCRKSNFIAEGVVNLPGNTTLAEVVKLFRCLQQQQQQQSAGGGCRAEELEENAGLGAGSSSDGRALCERHPPRSLQLFCKVCKQAACGQCVSEHHRGVFHSVNLVDMIYQEEKLDYFNNMRELRQLNEKLKVEVADVPSDRELMLEYEKEVIASKFEEISEKLVQKKKQFLDKIEKEIECKKKERKACLARKQTQKDTIEKYLKDCEILVNECNPVTFLKVACDLNERVRSNLAIVLPTMKKHNESACLQPSQLHIKPILDSISALQFAEDTTEPTCALDAGNVTNKKVKQGYQFKTPLKMWKQPKGCEGAEFSEVRYNYYQSYRKDWNCFMNEDCSGNVNSGTSVSALEKCDGAEQRSVKLFSFGQSSKKVKKKIRVKARFEQLELQLPRDVATITSKTPISNTDHSPSSNFAKLPNVTDEPPACDSGAAFTKSSVPNSERLLTNLSNCGTEQEKQEDKHVSSPSFESKTISSIPSVVKTEPTGVTAFSPATSTSCTAVPAFAKTDEHQFFRNLGFSFAGSTVTKSSESPHPQNHSSTSIFSLGPVNPTVTPCASHSSMLSNNSAIGNTAYKNLATKTGNEQVLLASSFRSDKASECSSTSSTVTSLTNVFHNKIAPDSSGKNEPHDIGQSITSAADSGKGHSVGTACALSMAKTTEECSQKNSPKSPFSLNTLGPLCDQSMTIPISSIFSSETNNSESLFTRVSKLFSEKSTKSSRNWISSSAIDSAVASGDASIFFKQIQANSDVPNVKVLSHADSSVFKFKEPGTVTAASSMFNSSSSSLFSGSFMPAQRKKASNYSIRSSELSSDCSAKYSTGSIPVASTTCFSQQPLAASQHQNIVKPFSLVEVKKEIEIPIGAEPFKLNNSSGIKKEDLLPVVSELQSIDETSTNASFENCKPKIAPQVENGINCKPVVLNKTKSPSSTRVDFLKEFSSAIHQQEISIAQHCLNVGIRTCKVKETATSEAPRSTQQSRKDDESDPGLQLSNVIPSLEVSSEKSSNNVEERRKESPVFCDQIDDVQELRFSKNLGYTGVHQSSATSSDISPEHESAMISSEGRLDLKLQNLSHSNDSTRVPHCTASKKSSFGFTDNVNTKAEAIQKAATDSPLATAAPGLRPVFAFGAGLSFQFKLGACDQKGERSNSEGDCKTGAEPMFPFPPPVDHRPRAITTEDTLFSNRGKLYYLEKSSLQWMERGFGEIRILQCKTRNLPRLVMWNSANKCCANHWITNDLELKESKNYDHNWTWSALDYSERKATYLDYAVHFKLKETAQMFKVVFENVQSATETPESSENNLSCSAENTSKYDHSGSVSFAVAPDLKEEGKPLHEDEDVVMLSEVTPTPEQRALALKLLLPPTFFCYKNKPGYYSSDDEDENFETAIRKLGGKLYPNQI from the exons ATGGAGGCCAGCCTGACCTGTGCGGTTTGCTTGTCGGTGTTTGAGAATCCCACCACTCTGCCAGTGTGCTCGCACAATTTTTGCAAGAAGTGCATCTTGGAATGTGTCACCAAGTCGTTCAGTAGTTCCGGGGGGTTTGGCCTGGGCGtctgcagcagcaacaacaacatcTGGAGGAACAGCCAGCTCGAGTGCCCCCTGTGCAGAAAGAGCAACTTCATCGCCGAAGGCGTCGTCAACCTGCCGGGCAACACCACGCTGGCCGAGGTGGTGAAGCTGTTCAGGtgcctgcagcagcagcagcagcagcagtcggCGGGTGGCGGCTGCAGAGCGGAGGAGTTGGAAGAGAACGCGGGCCTGGGAGCCGGGAGCTCGAGCGACGGGCGAGCCTTGTGCGAGCGGCACCCGCCCCGGAGCCTGCAGCTCTTCTGCAAGGTCTGCAAACAGGCGGCTTGCGGCCAGTGCGTGTCCGAGCACCACCGCGGCGTCTTTCACTCCGTCAACCTGGTCGACATGATCTACCAGGAGGAAAAG CTTGATTACTTCAACAACATGAGAGAACTGAGGCAGTTGAATGAGAAATTGAAGGTTGAAGTTGCAGATGTCCCTTCGGATAGAGAG CTAATGCTGGAGTATGAAAAAGAAGTTATTGCGAGCAAATTTGAAGAGATTTCAGAGAAATTAGTACAGAAAAAAAAGCAGTTTTTGGATAAGATTGAAAAGGAGATCGAATGCAAGAAAAAGGAACGTAAAGCTTGCCTTGCAAGAAAACAGACGCAGAAAGACACCATTGAGAAGTACCTGAAGGATTGTGAAATATTGGTGAATGAATGCAATCCTGTAACTTTTCTCAAG GTGGCTTGTGACTTAAATGAAAG AGTGAGGAGCAACCTAGCCATTGTCCTCCCTACCATGAAAAAGCATAATGAATCGGCATGTCTGCAGCCCAGTCAGCTTCACATAAAGCCAATTTTGGATAGCATCTCTGCACTTCAGTTTGCCGAAGATACCACAGAACCTACTTGTGCCTTGG ATGCTGGCAACGTCACAAATAAGAAGGTCAAACAAGGGTATCAATTTAAAACTCCCTTGAAAATGTGGAAACAACCCAAGGGTTGTGAAGGAGCAGAATTTTCT GAAGTACGCTACAACTATTATCAGTCCTACAGAAAAGACTGGAATTGCTTTATGAATGAGGATTGTTCTGGAAATGTAAATAGTGGTACTTCCGTGAGCGCATTGGAAAAGTGCGATGGAGCAGAGCAGCGTTCTGTTAaactgtttagttttggtcaatcCAGTAAAAAAGTTAAAAAGAAAATCCGTGTCAAAGCAAGGTTTGAGCAATTGGAGTTGCAACTGCCTCGTGATGTCGCAACCATTACCAGTAAAACGCCAATTTCAAACACTGACCATTCACCATCCAGTAATTTTGCAAAGTTGCCAAATGTAACAGATGAGCCTCCGGCCTGTGATTCAGGAGCCGCTTTCACCAAGTCATCTGTTCCAAACTCGGAGAGATTATTAACTAACTTATCAAATTGCGGTACTGAACAAGAGAAGCAAGAAGATAAACACGTTTCATCGCCATCATTTGAATCTAAAACCATCTCTAGCATTCCAAGTGTTGTGAAGACTGAGCCAACGGGTGTAACAGCGTTTAGTCCAGCCACTTCAACCTCATGTACAGCAGTGCCGGCTTTTGCCAAAACCGATGAACACCAGTTCTTCAGAAACCTTGGCTTTAGTTTTGCTGGTTCCACAGTAACTAAGTCCTCTGAATCGCCACATCCACAAAATCATTCCAGTACTTCTATCTTCAGTTTGGGACCAGTTAACCCCACGGTCACTCCCTGTGCTTCCCACTCATCAATGTTGTCCAATAACTCTGCAATTGGAAACACGGCCTATAAGAACTTGGCCACCAAAACGGGAAATGAACAAGTTCTGTTAGCATCAAGTTTCAGATCTGACAAGGCAAGTGAATGTTCTTCCACAAGCAGCACAGTCACAAGTTTGACCAATGTATTTCACAATAAAATTGCTCCTGACTCGTCTGGTAAAAATGAACCCCATGACATTGGGCAAAGTATCACTTCAGCTGCTGATAGTGGCAAAGGCCATTCAGTTGGAACAGCATGTGCTCTTTCCATGGCAAAAACCACAGAAGAATGTTCACAGAAAAACTCACCAAAATCACCTTTTAGCTTAAATACATTGGGACCTTTATGTGATCAAAGCATGACAATACCAATAAGCTCAATATTCAGTTCTGAAACTAATAACTCTGAGTCTTTATTTACCAGAGTTTCTAAGCTATTTTCCGAAAAATCAACTAAATCTTCAAGAAACTGGATAAGTTCATCTGCCATTGATTCGGCTGTTGCAAGTGGTGATGCATCTATATTCTTTAAGCAAATTCAGGCTAATAGTGATGTTCCAAATGTGAAAGTTTTGTCTCATGCCGATTCCTCTGTTTTTAAATTTAAGGAGCCAGGTACTGTCACAGCGGCTTCATCTATGTTTAATTCCTCCTCTTCCTCACTGTTTTCCGGTAGCTTTATGCCAGCTCAAAGAAAAAAGGCATCAAATTATTCCATTCGCTCCTCTGAACTGTCTTCAGATTGCTCCGCGAAATATTCAACTGGTTCCATTCCTGTGGCGTCAACAACCTGTTTCAGTCAACAACCCTTGGCAGCAAGTCAGCACCAAAACATTGTTAAACCATTCAGTTTAGTTGAAGTGAAGAAAGAAATTGAGATACCGATAGGTGCTGAACCATTTAAACTTAATAATTCATCTGGCATTAAGAAGGAAGATTTGCTACCAGTAGTGAGTGAACTTCAGAGTATTGATGAAACATCAACCAATGCCAGTTTTGAAAACTGCAAACCTAAAATAGCACCACAAGTTGAAAATGGGATAAATTGTAAACCAGTGGTACTTAATAAGACAAAATCACCTAGCTCTACACGTGTAGATTTCCTGAAAGAATTCTCCTCAGCAATCCATCAACAGGAAATCAGTATTGCACAGCATTGTTTGAATGTTGGAATTCGAACCTGCAAAGTAAAGGAAACTGCAACATCCGAAGCTCCCAGAAGTACACAACAATCTAGAAAGGATGACGAATCGGATCCTGGTTTGCAACTGAGTAACGTGATACCTTCACTTGAAGTTTCTTCAGAGAAATCGTCCAATAATGttgaagaaagaagaaaagaatcaCCTGTGTTCTGTGATCAAATCGATGATGTACAAGAGTTGCGTTTTTCTAAAAATCTTGGCTACACTGGAGTGCACCAGAGTTCTGCAACCTCCAGTGACATTTCTCCAGAACATGAAAGCGCCATGATTAGTTCAGAAGGACGATTAGATTTAAAGCTTCAAAATCTTTCACACAGCAATGATTCTACACGTGTCCCACACTGTACTGCATCTAAAAAAAGCAGTTTTGGGTTCACTGATAATGTTAACACAAAAGCAGAAGCTATCCAGAAAGCAGCAACCGATTCCCCACTTGCCACTGCTGCTCCTGGTTTACGCCCTGTTTTTGCTTTTGGTGCTGGTTTGAGTTTCCAATTCAAACTAGGAGCATGTGACCAAAAAGGGGAAAGGAGCAATAGTGAAGGAGATTGTAAAACTGGAGCCGAACCAATGTTCCCATTCCCCCCACCAGTTGATCATCGACCTAGAGCAATAACTACAGAAGACACTCTCTTTTCTAACCGAGGAAAGTTATATTACTTAGAAAAATCATCCTTGCAGTGGATGGAACGAGGATTTGGTGAAATTAGAATTTTACAGTGTAAAACAAGAAATCTGCCACGACTGGTGATGTGGAACTCTGCTAATAAATGCTGTGCCAATCATTGGATCACTAATGACCTGGAGTTGAAAGAATCAAAGAACTACGATCATAACTGGACTTGGAGTGCGCTGGATTATTCAGAGAGGAAGGCTACCTATTTAGATTATGCTGTGCATTTTAAGTTAAAAGAAACTGCTCAAATGTTCAAAGTGGTTTTTGAAAATGTACAAAGTGCAACTGAGACGCCCGAATCATCAGAAAACAACTTGAGCTGTTCTGCAGAAAACACCTCAAAATATGATCACAGTGGGAGTGTTTCCTTTGCTGTGGCACCTGATTTGAAAGAGGAAGGAAAACCTTTGCACG AAGATGAAGATGTGGTCATGCTGAGTGAAGTTACACCAACTCCAGAGCAGAGAGCTCTTGCCTTAAAATTGCTTCTTCCCCCAACGTTCTTCTGTTACAAGAATAAGCCAGGCTATTATAGCAGCGATGATGAAG ATGAGAATTTTGAGACTGCAATAAGGAAGCTTGGTGGAAAGCTTTATCCTAACCAGATTTAA
- the LOC116971831 gene encoding uncharacterized protein LOC116971831 isoform X1 — protein sequence MEASLTCAVCLSVFENPTTLPVCSHNFCKKCILECVTKSFSSSGGFGLGVCSSNNNIWRNSQLECPLCRKSNFIAEGVVNLPGNTTLAEVVKLFRCLQQQQQQQSAGGGCRAEELEENAGLGAGSSSDGRALCERHPPRSLQLFCKVCKQAACGQCVSEHHRGVFHSVNLVDMIYQEEKLDYFNNMRELRQLNEKLKVEVADVPSDRELMLEYEKEVIASKFEEISEKLVQKKKQFLDKIEKEIECKKKERKACLARKQTQKDTIEKYLKDCEILVNECNPVTFLKVACDLNERVRSNLAIVLPTMKKHNESACLQPSQLHIKPILDSISALQFAEDTTEPTCALDAGNVTNKKVKQGYQFKTPLKMWKQPKGCEGAEFSPEIIYDNLEGQRDRYWCITSKDEYQGMSLEEVRYNYYQSYRKDWNCFMNEDCSGNVNSGTSVSALEKCDGAEQRSVKLFSFGQSSKKVKKKIRVKARFEQLELQLPRDVATITSKTPISNTDHSPSSNFAKLPNVTDEPPACDSGAAFTKSSVPNSERLLTNLSNCGTEQEKQEDKHVSSPSFESKTISSIPSVVKTEPTGVTAFSPATSTSCTAVPAFAKTDEHQFFRNLGFSFAGSTVTKSSESPHPQNHSSTSIFSLGPVNPTVTPCASHSSMLSNNSAIGNTAYKNLATKTGNEQVLLASSFRSDKASECSSTSSTVTSLTNVFHNKIAPDSSGKNEPHDIGQSITSAADSGKGHSVGTACALSMAKTTEECSQKNSPKSPFSLNTLGPLCDQSMTIPISSIFSSETNNSESLFTRVSKLFSEKSTKSSRNWISSSAIDSAVASGDASIFFKQIQANSDVPNVKVLSHADSSVFKFKEPGTVTAASSMFNSSSSSLFSGSFMPAQRKKASNYSIRSSELSSDCSAKYSTGSIPVASTTCFSQQPLAASQHQNIVKPFSLVEVKKEIEIPIGAEPFKLNNSSGIKKEDLLPVVSELQSIDETSTNASFENCKPKIAPQVENGINCKPVVLNKTKSPSSTRVDFLKEFSSAIHQQEISIAQHCLNVGIRTCKVKETATSEAPRSTQQSRKDDESDPGLQLSNVIPSLEVSSEKSSNNVEERRKESPVFCDQIDDVQELRFSKNLGYTGVHQSSATSSDISPEHESAMISSEGRLDLKLQNLSHSNDSTRVPHCTASKKSSFGFTDNVNTKAEAIQKAATDSPLATAAPGLRPVFAFGAGLSFQFKLGACDQKGERSNSEGDCKTGAEPMFPFPPPVDHRPRAITTEDTLFSNRGKLYYLEKSSLQWMERGFGEIRILQCKTRNLPRLVMWNSANKCCANHWITNDLELKESKNYDHNWTWSALDYSERKATYLDYAVHFKLKETAQMFKVVFENVQSATETPESSENNLSCSAENTSKYDHSGSVSFAVAPDLKEEGKPLHEDEDVVMLSEVTPTPEQRALALKLLLPPTFFCYKNKPGYYSSDDEDENFETAIRKLGGKLYPNQI from the exons ATGGAGGCCAGCCTGACCTGTGCGGTTTGCTTGTCGGTGTTTGAGAATCCCACCACTCTGCCAGTGTGCTCGCACAATTTTTGCAAGAAGTGCATCTTGGAATGTGTCACCAAGTCGTTCAGTAGTTCCGGGGGGTTTGGCCTGGGCGtctgcagcagcaacaacaacatcTGGAGGAACAGCCAGCTCGAGTGCCCCCTGTGCAGAAAGAGCAACTTCATCGCCGAAGGCGTCGTCAACCTGCCGGGCAACACCACGCTGGCCGAGGTGGTGAAGCTGTTCAGGtgcctgcagcagcagcagcagcagcagtcggCGGGTGGCGGCTGCAGAGCGGAGGAGTTGGAAGAGAACGCGGGCCTGGGAGCCGGGAGCTCGAGCGACGGGCGAGCCTTGTGCGAGCGGCACCCGCCCCGGAGCCTGCAGCTCTTCTGCAAGGTCTGCAAACAGGCGGCTTGCGGCCAGTGCGTGTCCGAGCACCACCGCGGCGTCTTTCACTCCGTCAACCTGGTCGACATGATCTACCAGGAGGAAAAG CTTGATTACTTCAACAACATGAGAGAACTGAGGCAGTTGAATGAGAAATTGAAGGTTGAAGTTGCAGATGTCCCTTCGGATAGAGAG CTAATGCTGGAGTATGAAAAAGAAGTTATTGCGAGCAAATTTGAAGAGATTTCAGAGAAATTAGTACAGAAAAAAAAGCAGTTTTTGGATAAGATTGAAAAGGAGATCGAATGCAAGAAAAAGGAACGTAAAGCTTGCCTTGCAAGAAAACAGACGCAGAAAGACACCATTGAGAAGTACCTGAAGGATTGTGAAATATTGGTGAATGAATGCAATCCTGTAACTTTTCTCAAG GTGGCTTGTGACTTAAATGAAAG AGTGAGGAGCAACCTAGCCATTGTCCTCCCTACCATGAAAAAGCATAATGAATCGGCATGTCTGCAGCCCAGTCAGCTTCACATAAAGCCAATTTTGGATAGCATCTCTGCACTTCAGTTTGCCGAAGATACCACAGAACCTACTTGTGCCTTGG ATGCTGGCAACGTCACAAATAAGAAGGTCAAACAAGGGTATCAATTTAAAACTCCCTTGAAAATGTGGAAACAACCCAAGGGTTGTGAAGGAGCAGAATTTTCT CCAGAAATAATCTATGACAATCTTGAAGGCCAACGAGATCGTTATTGGTGTATTACTTCAAAAGATGAATATCAGGGCATGAGTCTAGAG GAAGTACGCTACAACTATTATCAGTCCTACAGAAAAGACTGGAATTGCTTTATGAATGAGGATTGTTCTGGAAATGTAAATAGTGGTACTTCCGTGAGCGCATTGGAAAAGTGCGATGGAGCAGAGCAGCGTTCTGTTAaactgtttagttttggtcaatcCAGTAAAAAAGTTAAAAAGAAAATCCGTGTCAAAGCAAGGTTTGAGCAATTGGAGTTGCAACTGCCTCGTGATGTCGCAACCATTACCAGTAAAACGCCAATTTCAAACACTGACCATTCACCATCCAGTAATTTTGCAAAGTTGCCAAATGTAACAGATGAGCCTCCGGCCTGTGATTCAGGAGCCGCTTTCACCAAGTCATCTGTTCCAAACTCGGAGAGATTATTAACTAACTTATCAAATTGCGGTACTGAACAAGAGAAGCAAGAAGATAAACACGTTTCATCGCCATCATTTGAATCTAAAACCATCTCTAGCATTCCAAGTGTTGTGAAGACTGAGCCAACGGGTGTAACAGCGTTTAGTCCAGCCACTTCAACCTCATGTACAGCAGTGCCGGCTTTTGCCAAAACCGATGAACACCAGTTCTTCAGAAACCTTGGCTTTAGTTTTGCTGGTTCCACAGTAACTAAGTCCTCTGAATCGCCACATCCACAAAATCATTCCAGTACTTCTATCTTCAGTTTGGGACCAGTTAACCCCACGGTCACTCCCTGTGCTTCCCACTCATCAATGTTGTCCAATAACTCTGCAATTGGAAACACGGCCTATAAGAACTTGGCCACCAAAACGGGAAATGAACAAGTTCTGTTAGCATCAAGTTTCAGATCTGACAAGGCAAGTGAATGTTCTTCCACAAGCAGCACAGTCACAAGTTTGACCAATGTATTTCACAATAAAATTGCTCCTGACTCGTCTGGTAAAAATGAACCCCATGACATTGGGCAAAGTATCACTTCAGCTGCTGATAGTGGCAAAGGCCATTCAGTTGGAACAGCATGTGCTCTTTCCATGGCAAAAACCACAGAAGAATGTTCACAGAAAAACTCACCAAAATCACCTTTTAGCTTAAATACATTGGGACCTTTATGTGATCAAAGCATGACAATACCAATAAGCTCAATATTCAGTTCTGAAACTAATAACTCTGAGTCTTTATTTACCAGAGTTTCTAAGCTATTTTCCGAAAAATCAACTAAATCTTCAAGAAACTGGATAAGTTCATCTGCCATTGATTCGGCTGTTGCAAGTGGTGATGCATCTATATTCTTTAAGCAAATTCAGGCTAATAGTGATGTTCCAAATGTGAAAGTTTTGTCTCATGCCGATTCCTCTGTTTTTAAATTTAAGGAGCCAGGTACTGTCACAGCGGCTTCATCTATGTTTAATTCCTCCTCTTCCTCACTGTTTTCCGGTAGCTTTATGCCAGCTCAAAGAAAAAAGGCATCAAATTATTCCATTCGCTCCTCTGAACTGTCTTCAGATTGCTCCGCGAAATATTCAACTGGTTCCATTCCTGTGGCGTCAACAACCTGTTTCAGTCAACAACCCTTGGCAGCAAGTCAGCACCAAAACATTGTTAAACCATTCAGTTTAGTTGAAGTGAAGAAAGAAATTGAGATACCGATAGGTGCTGAACCATTTAAACTTAATAATTCATCTGGCATTAAGAAGGAAGATTTGCTACCAGTAGTGAGTGAACTTCAGAGTATTGATGAAACATCAACCAATGCCAGTTTTGAAAACTGCAAACCTAAAATAGCACCACAAGTTGAAAATGGGATAAATTGTAAACCAGTGGTACTTAATAAGACAAAATCACCTAGCTCTACACGTGTAGATTTCCTGAAAGAATTCTCCTCAGCAATCCATCAACAGGAAATCAGTATTGCACAGCATTGTTTGAATGTTGGAATTCGAACCTGCAAAGTAAAGGAAACTGCAACATCCGAAGCTCCCAGAAGTACACAACAATCTAGAAAGGATGACGAATCGGATCCTGGTTTGCAACTGAGTAACGTGATACCTTCACTTGAAGTTTCTTCAGAGAAATCGTCCAATAATGttgaagaaagaagaaaagaatcaCCTGTGTTCTGTGATCAAATCGATGATGTACAAGAGTTGCGTTTTTCTAAAAATCTTGGCTACACTGGAGTGCACCAGAGTTCTGCAACCTCCAGTGACATTTCTCCAGAACATGAAAGCGCCATGATTAGTTCAGAAGGACGATTAGATTTAAAGCTTCAAAATCTTTCACACAGCAATGATTCTACACGTGTCCCACACTGTACTGCATCTAAAAAAAGCAGTTTTGGGTTCACTGATAATGTTAACACAAAAGCAGAAGCTATCCAGAAAGCAGCAACCGATTCCCCACTTGCCACTGCTGCTCCTGGTTTACGCCCTGTTTTTGCTTTTGGTGCTGGTTTGAGTTTCCAATTCAAACTAGGAGCATGTGACCAAAAAGGGGAAAGGAGCAATAGTGAAGGAGATTGTAAAACTGGAGCCGAACCAATGTTCCCATTCCCCCCACCAGTTGATCATCGACCTAGAGCAATAACTACAGAAGACACTCTCTTTTCTAACCGAGGAAAGTTATATTACTTAGAAAAATCATCCTTGCAGTGGATGGAACGAGGATTTGGTGAAATTAGAATTTTACAGTGTAAAACAAGAAATCTGCCACGACTGGTGATGTGGAACTCTGCTAATAAATGCTGTGCCAATCATTGGATCACTAATGACCTGGAGTTGAAAGAATCAAAGAACTACGATCATAACTGGACTTGGAGTGCGCTGGATTATTCAGAGAGGAAGGCTACCTATTTAGATTATGCTGTGCATTTTAAGTTAAAAGAAACTGCTCAAATGTTCAAAGTGGTTTTTGAAAATGTACAAAGTGCAACTGAGACGCCCGAATCATCAGAAAACAACTTGAGCTGTTCTGCAGAAAACACCTCAAAATATGATCACAGTGGGAGTGTTTCCTTTGCTGTGGCACCTGATTTGAAAGAGGAAGGAAAACCTTTGCACG AAGATGAAGATGTGGTCATGCTGAGTGAAGTTACACCAACTCCAGAGCAGAGAGCTCTTGCCTTAAAATTGCTTCTTCCCCCAACGTTCTTCTGTTACAAGAATAAGCCAGGCTATTATAGCAGCGATGATGAAG ATGAGAATTTTGAGACTGCAATAAGGAAGCTTGGTGGAAAGCTTTATCCTAACCAGATTTAA